From one Solanum stenotomum isolate F172 chromosome 12, ASM1918654v1, whole genome shotgun sequence genomic stretch:
- the LOC125846971 gene encoding uncharacterized protein LOC125846971, with amino-acid sequence MKMQRCCSSAGRSAIGKRWFSSSNNDKIVASVLFERLPVVVPKIDPTVYAFQEFSFRWRQQYRREYPESFLKKSDTRGKGDYQIDYKPAPRISEADKTNDQRSLHRALDGRLYLLVHGTTQGSGKPVWHFPEKVYESEENLRKCAESALESFIGDLSHTYFVGNSPMGHMVMQPTEDKKIPPIKRFFFKSQVIAANKFDIRKCDDFVWVTKDELLEYFPQQAEFLNKMIIN; translated from the exons atgaaAATGCAGAGGTGCTGTTCATCTGCGGGTCGATCTGCAATAGGTAAACGATGGTTTTCTTCATCCAACAATGATAAAATTGTCGCTTCAGTGCTCTTCGAAAGATTACCGGTAGTGGTTCCCAAAATCGATCCTACTGTATATGCTTTTCAAGAATTTtc gTTTCGTTGGAGGCAGCAATATCGGCGAGAGTATCCAGAAAGTTTTCTGAAGAAGTCTGATACCAG GGGAAAAGGTGATTATCAAATTGATTATAAACCAGCTCCTCGAATCTCAGAAGCAGATAAGACTAATGATCAAAG GTCATTACATCGAGCACTAGACGGGAGACTCTATCTTCTAGTACATGGTACCACACAAGGTAGTGGAAAGCCTGTCTGGCATTTCCCTGAAAAAGTTTATGAGTCTGAAGAGAATTTGCGCAAG TGTGCTGAGTCTGCCCTAGAATCTTTCATTGGAGACCTTTCACATACATATTTTGTTGGAAATTCCCCTATGGGTCATATGGTCATGCAACCCACTGAAGACAAGAAAATCCCGCCAATCAAG CGCTTCTTCTTCAAATCCCAAGTTATTGCAGCCAACAAATTTGATATTAGAAAGTGTGATGATTTTGTCTGGGTGACCAAAGATGAACTGTTGGAATACTTCCCCCAGCAAGCTGAATTCCTGAACAAGATGATCATCAACTGA
- the LOC125846999 gene encoding probable disease resistance RPP8-like protein 2 → MGARQMAKPALKKCFLYFGVFPEDRVIDADDIMWLWMAEGFIIPRGEERMEDVAEGFLNELIRRSLVQVVDTFWEKVTKCKVHDLLRDLAIQKALEVNFFDIYDPRKNLKSTSCIRQAIHSEGKRYLSSLHRSNSKLRSIMYFDPHYFNVFLLIDVFRHIYVLYLDIDYGEVIPDVIGSLNNLKLLSLRGVRNIPSSIGKLKNLQTLVVVNMDKFFCHLPPETADLINLRHLVVPYSKPLAGISKLTSLQVLRVDCDQWKDVDPVDLVNLRELEMTNIYNSYSLNNISSLKNLNTLRLHISFGRQYTNPFPSLEFVNGCEKLQKLSLGGRLEKLPVFPDSITMIVIWQSRLTKDPMPILGMLPNLRNLHLSRAYEGEEIMCSDYSFSQLELLHLNYLDNLERWHLGTNAMPLIKDLSIYNCQKLKEIPERMKHVKHFKHIRSLI, encoded by the exons ATGGGGGCTAGACAAATGGCAAAAC CTGCGCTCAAGAAGTGTTTTCTCTACTTTGGTGTTTTTCCAGAAGATCGAGTGATCGATGCTGACGACATAATGTGGTTGTGGATGGCAGAGGGTTTCATCATAccaagaggagaagaaagaatggaGGATGTCGCTGAAGGCTTCTTGAATGAGCTGATAAGACGAAGCTTGGTTCAAGTGGTGGATACATTTTGGGAAAAAGTTACTAAATGTAAGGTTCATGATTTACTTCGTGATCTTGCCATACAAAAGGCATTGGAGGTAAACTTCTTTGACATTTATGATCCAAGAAAGAACTTGAAATCCACTTCATGTATCAGACAAGCCATTCATAGTGAAGGAAAAAGGTACCTCTCATCACTTCATCGTTCTAACTCGAAGTTGAGGTCAATTATGTACTTTGATCCACATTATTTTAATGTGTTCCTACTTATAGATGTGTTCCGACATATATATGTGTTGTACTTGGATATTGATTATGGTGAAGTTATACCTGATGTCATAGGGAGTTTGAACAACCTCAAGTTGTTAAGCTTGAGAGGTGTCCGTAATATTCCCTCCTCCATCGGCAAACTCAAGAATTTACAGACACTTGTTGTTGTCAATATGGACAAATTCTTTTGCCATTTACCCCCCGAAACAGCTGACCTAATAAATTTAAGACATTTAGTTGTTCCATATTCTAAACCTCTGGCAGGTATAAGCAAACTCACTAGTCTTCAAGTTCTTCGCGTTGATTGTGATCAGTGGAAAGATGTTGACCCAgttgatttagtcaatcttcGAGAATTAGAGATGACTAATATATACAATTCTTACTCCCTAAACAACATTAGCAGCTTGAAAAACCTTAACACTCTCAGATTGCATATTTCATTTGGTCGACAATATACAAATCCATTCCCATCCCTTGAATTTGTTAATGGTTGTGAAAAGCTCCAGAAATTGTCGTTAGGTGGGAGATTAGAGAAACTGCCTGTGTTTCCAGATTCCATCACAATGATAGTTATTTGGCAGTCAAGACTGACAAAAGATCCGATGCCTATTTTGGGAATGTTGCCAAACCTAAGGAATCTCCACTTGTCCAGAGCTTATGAAGGAGAAGAAATAATGTGCAGTGATTACAGCTTCAGTCAACTAGAGCTCCTTCATCTTAATTATCTTGACAACTTAGAAAGATGGCATTTAGGCACAAATGCCATGCCTCTCATTAAAGATCTTTCTATCTATAATTGTCAAAAGCTGAAGGAGATTCCAGAGAGAATGAAACACGTGAAGCATTTCAAACATATACGAAGTCTTATATGA
- the LOC125846961 gene encoding uncharacterized protein LOC125846961 isoform X2: MDGRVVLDKGGTRQLPQWMFATSAADQVKEKVKTNKVDNNNTTEEEIVTQRQKNRRIKDKKETFTEESSTQLPICQTTKRSRRKLNLPNDDCNDESALMGSECDNKQVNGDGAVPMLRRQKQKTKNSKTEGVAEMEESTTKASDRSGLRKRKCSRVKENSSEAGPSLRRLKQKTKNSRNENCADVEESTPKTDDEDLTVEDLMHIAEEYAGDADEDLTVEDLMRIAKEYVNENEQATSGKGKSGPMEDAISMSIGSLSEVDNQSLRGETNSDCISIQERTIEDAPPKLNMSENPTQDMLDLFLGPLLKKTHEEKRVELVREEMSLVRDLNKKTRSNPSEDRPVMVKKKSSLKDKMQMQAFRRLPLLASKL, translated from the exons atgGATGGTCGGGTTGTTCTTGACAAGGGTGGAACAAGGCAGTTGCCTCAGTGGATGTTTGCTACATCTGCTGCTGATCAAGTAAAGGAAAAAGTCAAAACTAATAAAGTAGACAATAATAATACTACAGAGGAGGAGATTGTCACTCAGAGGCAGAAAAACAGAAGGATTAAGGATAAAAAGGAGACATTCACTGAGGAGTCATCCACTCAGCTTCCAATATGccaaacaacaaaaagaagcaGAAGAAAGTTAAACCTACCAAATGATGATTGTAATGATGAAAGCGCTTTAATGGGGAGTGAATGTGACAACAAGCAGGTAAATGGTGATGGAGCGGTTCCTATGTTGAGGAGACAGAAACAGAAAACGAAGAATTCCAAGACTGAGGGAGTTGCTGAGATGGAAGAGTCAACAACAAAAGCAAGTGATAGAAGCGGCTTAAGGAAGAGAAAATGTAGCAGGGTGAAGGAAAATTCTAGTGAAGCTGGCCCTAGTTTAAGGAGGCTGAAACAGAAAACAAAGAATTCCAGGAATGAGAATTGTGCTGATGTTGAAGAGTCAACACCAAAAACAGATGATGAGGATTTGACTGTTGAAGATCTAATGCACATAGCGGAAGAG TATGCTGGTGATGCTGATGAAGATTTGACCGTTGAAGATTTAATGAGAATTGCTAAGGAG TACGTGAATGAGAATGAGCAAGCTACATCAGGCAAAGGAAAAAGTGGTCCAATGGAGGATGCTATTTCCATGTCAATAGGCTCATTAAGTGAAGTTGACAATCAATCTTTGAGAGGAGAAACAAATTCTGATTGTATTTCAATTCAAGAGAGAACAATTGAAGATGCTCCTCCTAAGCTTAACATGTCCGAGAATCCGACTCAAGACATGTTAGATTTGTTTCTTGGTCCCCTGTTGAAGAAAACTCACGAGGAGAAGAGAGTTGAACTGGTCAGAGAAGAAATGAGTTTAGTTCGTGATCTGAACAAGAAAACCCGAAGTAATCCTTCTGAGGATCGACCAGTTATGGTAAAGAAGAAAAGCAGTCTCAAGGACAAG ATGCAAATGCAAGCTTTCAGACGATTACCTTTACTAGCCTCAAAGCTATAA
- the LOC125846961 gene encoding uncharacterized protein LOC125846961 isoform X1, with protein MDGRVVLDKGGTRQLPQWMFATSAADQVKEKVKTNKVDNNNTTEEEIVTQRQKNRRIKDKKETFTEESSTQLPICQTTKRSRRKLNLPNDDCNDESALMGSECDNKQVNGDGAVPMLRRQKQKTKNSKTEGVAEMEESTTKASDRSGLRKRKCSRVKENSSEAGPSLRRLKQKTKNSRNENCADVEESTPKTDDEDLTVEDLMHIAEEYAGDADEDLTVEDLMRIAKEYVNENEQATSGKGKSGPMEDAISMSIGSLSEVDNQSLRGETNSDCISIQERTIEDAPPKLNMSENPTQDMLDLFLGPLLKKTHEEKRVELVREEMSLVRDLNKKTRSNPSEDRPVMVKKKSSLKDKDRGPVSTLKFIFLERTIIHGFSPI; from the exons atgGATGGTCGGGTTGTTCTTGACAAGGGTGGAACAAGGCAGTTGCCTCAGTGGATGTTTGCTACATCTGCTGCTGATCAAGTAAAGGAAAAAGTCAAAACTAATAAAGTAGACAATAATAATACTACAGAGGAGGAGATTGTCACTCAGAGGCAGAAAAACAGAAGGATTAAGGATAAAAAGGAGACATTCACTGAGGAGTCATCCACTCAGCTTCCAATATGccaaacaacaaaaagaagcaGAAGAAAGTTAAACCTACCAAATGATGATTGTAATGATGAAAGCGCTTTAATGGGGAGTGAATGTGACAACAAGCAGGTAAATGGTGATGGAGCGGTTCCTATGTTGAGGAGACAGAAACAGAAAACGAAGAATTCCAAGACTGAGGGAGTTGCTGAGATGGAAGAGTCAACAACAAAAGCAAGTGATAGAAGCGGCTTAAGGAAGAGAAAATGTAGCAGGGTGAAGGAAAATTCTAGTGAAGCTGGCCCTAGTTTAAGGAGGCTGAAACAGAAAACAAAGAATTCCAGGAATGAGAATTGTGCTGATGTTGAAGAGTCAACACCAAAAACAGATGATGAGGATTTGACTGTTGAAGATCTAATGCACATAGCGGAAGAG TATGCTGGTGATGCTGATGAAGATTTGACCGTTGAAGATTTAATGAGAATTGCTAAGGAG TACGTGAATGAGAATGAGCAAGCTACATCAGGCAAAGGAAAAAGTGGTCCAATGGAGGATGCTATTTCCATGTCAATAGGCTCATTAAGTGAAGTTGACAATCAATCTTTGAGAGGAGAAACAAATTCTGATTGTATTTCAATTCAAGAGAGAACAATTGAAGATGCTCCTCCTAAGCTTAACATGTCCGAGAATCCGACTCAAGACATGTTAGATTTGTTTCTTGGTCCCCTGTTGAAGAAAACTCACGAGGAGAAGAGAGTTGAACTGGTCAGAGAAGAAATGAGTTTAGTTCGTGATCTGAACAAGAAAACCCGAAGTAATCCTTCTGAGGATCGACCAGTTATGGTAAAGAAGAAAAGCAGTCTCAAGGACAAG GATCGAGGACCAGTGAGTACACTGAAATTCATATTTCTCGAAAGAACTATAATTCATGGATTTTCACCTATATGA